The Deltaproteobacteria bacterium DNA segment AAGATGCTGAACGAGGAGTTCGTCGCGGTCCGCGTCGACACCGACCGCCGCCCCGACGTCAACGACCGGTACAACCAGGGCGGGTGGCCGACCACCGCGGTGCTCCTGCCGGACGGACGGCTGCTGACCGGCGCCACGTACCTGCCGCCGGACGCCCTCCACTCCGTCCTTTCGAAGTGCCGGGATTTCTACCGACGGGACCGGGCCCGGGTGGACGATTACCTGCGGAGCGCGGCGGCTTCCCCGGCCGCGCCGTCGGAGCGGGAGTCGGCTCCCGGGGCGCCCCGCCCGGAGGAGCTGGCCCTCGTCCGGCACGCGGTTCTCGCGCAGTACGACCCGGCGTTTCCGGGATTCTTCCGGGAACCGAAGTTCCCCGTGACGGACATCCTCGCGTTCCTGCGGGACGCGTGGCTCGCGGAGGGGAACCGGGAGATGGGGGATACGCTTCTCGCCGTTCTCCGCACGATGGGGGGCTCCGGCGTTTTCGACCCGGTGGAGGGAGGGTGCTTCCGGTACGCCACCCGC contains these protein-coding regions:
- a CDS encoding thioredoxin domain-containing protein; this encodes MESGAGIRWNDWEPAALSRAAAEGKLIFLDIGATWCHWCHVLDATSLSDPRIVKMLNEEFVAVRVDTDRRPDVNDRYNQGGWPTTAVLLPDGRLLTGATYLPPDALHSVLSKCRDFYRRDRARVDDYLRSAAASPAAPSERESAPGAPRPEELALVRHAVLAQYDPAFPGFFREPKFPVTDILAFLRDAWLAEGNREMGDTLLAVLRTMGGSGVFDPVEGGCFRYATRRDWTVPHYEKMLSDNAELLALYAAAFERTGESAFADTGRDVLRFLFAKLHDTATGAFFGSQDAD